One genomic segment of Rivularia sp. PCC 7116 includes these proteins:
- a CDS encoding filamentous hemagglutinin N-terminal domain-containing protein produces the protein MRSTTYSDWSFGLKQFLLLIGISPLITVTLPVSAQTRITGDATLPTPTKINNLKSGIYEITGGSRPENAVNLFHSLQEFSIQSGDTARFTHDAAIKNILTRVTGGSASNINGTIQTWIDGVKPSTANLFLINPQGIIFGQDAILNIGGSFIGSTAQTIKFADGAEFSAINPSSQSLLTISVPIGLQLGSQPNSSININGSGNNLKVSPADFSIDRSNRPSGLNYQNSSNQILALIGNEIILDGGNITFPAGQIELWSVNQGEITLVNKNSNLELKATQGIEYGNINLFNAASIDTSGTSGGSIQIKGKNISLQDASVIISDTLGSGSGGEINIFASESIAVKGFALQPNNQVFSSILADVATGASGNGGKINLETKILQVEDGGQISSGTFGSGNAGELNVKAKDIQMSGFSPFGPSAIATPVAPGATGNGGTLTIKTDSLQLTNAAQIFSSTFGFGKAGDLKIKAENIELNGGIPQGPSSIVTAVQKIPGAPDFLGTGKGTGGDLNIETGSLRVINGAQISSSTSGSGTAGNLQIKADSVELTGSNEFGRSGLLANAVVSNGEGGDLDLTTDKLIIRDRAAINASNFLSSDPENLRGLAGSGTAGNINVNSPFILLENQGTITASTNAGDKGNINIESENLQLFQESNITSNARNSSNGGNIFIDTDTLVGFQNSDITANATEGFGGQVTINAQGIFGIAQRFQLTPGSDITASSNRGAEFNGVVELNTPDIDPNSGVNNLPATVVDADNYVSAGCAAQQGNNFLISNRGGLPHNPTTILRGANLWLDLRTASKKGEKVSSSDVRNSKPAIVEATGWVRGKDGELYLVANNQMGGGVDNQSAYQALSCRGV, from the coding sequence ATGCGCTCTACCACTTATTCCGATTGGTCTTTCGGGTTGAAACAATTCTTATTACTGATTGGTATTTCTCCGTTGATTACAGTAACGTTACCAGTATCAGCTCAAACCAGAATAACTGGTGATGCAACTTTACCTACACCGACTAAAATTAACAATCTAAAAAGTGGAATATACGAAATTACTGGTGGAAGCAGACCTGAAAACGCTGTAAATCTCTTCCACAGTTTGCAAGAATTTTCTATCCAATCTGGAGATACTGCACGCTTTACTCATGATGCTGCAATTAAAAATATTCTGACACGAGTCACTGGTGGCTCGGCTTCTAATATCAACGGTACAATTCAAACTTGGATTGATGGGGTTAAACCAAGTACAGCAAATTTATTTCTGATTAATCCCCAAGGAATTATTTTTGGTCAAGATGCAATACTAAATATTGGTGGTTCGTTTATTGGTTCAACTGCTCAAACAATAAAGTTTGCTGACGGAGCAGAATTTAGTGCTATCAATCCTTCATCTCAATCTCTGCTTACTATCAGTGTTCCTATAGGTTTGCAACTTGGTTCTCAGCCTAATAGTTCTATAAATATTAACGGTTCTGGTAATAATTTAAAAGTAAGCCCAGCAGATTTTTCTATAGATAGAAGTAACCGACCTTCTGGGTTAAACTATCAGAATTCCAGTAATCAAATTTTAGCTCTGATTGGAAACGAAATAATCCTAGATGGAGGAAATATAACTTTTCCTGCGGGTCAGATTGAGCTATGGTCGGTAAATCAAGGTGAAATTACTTTAGTTAATAAAAATAGTAATTTAGAGTTAAAAGCAACTCAAGGAATTGAATACGGTAATATAAATTTGTTCAACGCTGCTTCAATAGATACTAGTGGTACTAGCGGTGGAAGCATTCAAATAAAAGGTAAAAATATTAGTCTTCAAGATGCTTCGGTTATTATTTCCGATACCCTTGGTAGTGGTTCCGGAGGAGAAATAAATATTTTTGCATCGGAATCTATAGCTGTGAAAGGTTTTGCTTTACAACCTAATAATCAAGTTTTCAGCAGTATATTAGCTGATGTTGCCACTGGAGCAAGTGGAAATGGCGGTAAAATCAACCTTGAAACTAAGATTTTACAAGTAGAAGATGGTGGTCAAATATCGAGCGGTACTTTTGGTAGTGGCAATGCTGGAGAACTGAACGTAAAAGCTAAAGACATACAAATGAGTGGTTTCTCACCATTTGGACCAAGTGCGATCGCAACTCCTGTAGCACCAGGAGCAACTGGTAATGGTGGAACTTTAACTATTAAAACTGATAGCTTGCAACTTACTAATGCTGCCCAGATATTTTCCAGTACTTTTGGCTTTGGGAAAGCAGGAGATTTAAAGATAAAAGCTGAAAATATAGAACTTAATGGAGGAATACCGCAAGGTCCAAGCAGTATTGTGACAGCAGTACAGAAAATACCAGGAGCACCAGATTTTTTGGGTACGGGTAAAGGTACAGGTGGTGACTTGAATATTGAAACCGGAAGCTTGCGAGTTATAAATGGCGCTCAAATATCGAGTAGTACCTCAGGTTCGGGAACTGCTGGAAATTTACAAATTAAAGCCGATTCGGTGGAATTAACTGGCTCAAATGAATTTGGTCGTAGCGGTTTATTAGCAAATGCCGTAGTAAGCAACGGTGAAGGTGGAGATTTAGATTTAACTACCGACAAGTTAATTATCCGCGATCGAGCAGCTATTAATGCTAGTAATTTCCTCAGTAGCGACCCCGAAAATTTACGCGGTTTGGCTGGTAGTGGCACTGCGGGAAATATTAATGTTAATTCCCCTTTTATTTTATTGGAAAATCAAGGGACAATTACCGCAAGTACTAATGCTGGTGATAAGGGTAATATCAATATTGAATCTGAAAATCTACAATTATTCCAAGAAAGCAACATTACCAGCAACGCTCGCAATAGTTCCAATGGCGGTAATATTTTTATCGATACCGATACTTTAGTCGGTTTCCAAAATAGCGATATTACCGCGAATGCTACCGAAGGTTTTGGCGGACAAGTAACTATTAATGCTCAAGGTATTTTTGGAATTGCACAACGTTTTCAACTAACTCCCGGAAGCGATATTACTGCAAGTTCCAACCGAGGCGCAGAATTTAATGGTGTAGTAGAGCTAAATACTCCCGATATAGATCCCAATTCTGGAGTTAATAATTTACCTGCGACTGTTGTTGATGCTGATAATTATGTAAGCGCTGGATGTGCGGCACAACAGGGAAATAACTTTCTGATTAGTAATAGGGGTGGTTTACCGCACAATCCCACAACAATTTTAAGGGGTGCAAATTTATGGTTGGATTTACGAACTGCTTCTAAAAAAGGAGAGAAAGTTTCTAGTTCTGATGTGAGGAATTCAAAGCCAGCCATTGTGGAAGCTACCGGATGGGTAAGAGGTAAAGACGGGGAGTTGTATTTAGTTGCAAACAATCAAATGGGCGGTGGCGTTGACAATCAATCGGCGTACCAAGCACTAAGCTGTAGGGGTGTTTAG
- a CDS encoding NF038122 family metalloprotease translates to MKTNNFRNGNHKLFSANKFILRTLFSISTALVAIISPVTAFGFEINKSVDIDTEIEFSNLSLDLDLDSFNIDSETETEILTTDFNYQYSNLPDILPSIQSTTPSNVLSEITKTEADSYIDYLSRLPNLNIDTLINDSEDISLPNATNALKFNFTYSSEVSQEQILGFEMAGKFWSNYIKDDVTLNISVDATNDLPENVIGGALPGMESFDYSNFRNKFEQDIRSQADFNAFNSFNTGVTGEDFHVMANGEEITGINQINMTRANAKALGLISAQDTQLDGYVMISNLNNLSGKSSWNYDFQNYGVPEDKLDFFSMAVHELGHVLGFVSSLDNAQFRDDLSESKINNQKIDAEKINQSITLLDLYRYSDTSKEFTHSVDGKNGIADLSIGGNPFMTNNRGISQIASFSSGEDSNLGGDGYQASHWKHNRDILGIMDPLLGLGKKRKTTSNDRMAMDILGWDIDAQANTSPFDLLDDVTGFLMNSSSSSVAYSIENFWQDIYSQASTSLNERIAFARADSNSSDFYEGINRMLEDSNEFYKWGWNGYYQEFTTSDVSGLWQHMSWQKVNLGTSSSVEVKSTPESGSLFGLLGLGLFGIIYRSQGFLGRKRNFK, encoded by the coding sequence ATGAAAACTAATAATTTCAGAAATGGCAATCATAAACTGTTCTCTGCAAATAAGTTTATTTTGCGAACATTGTTTTCTATCAGTACTGCATTAGTGGCTATCATTTCTCCTGTAACAGCATTTGGCTTTGAGATTAATAAATCTGTGGATATAGACACAGAAATAGAGTTTTCAAATTTATCGTTAGATTTAGATTTAGATTCATTTAATATCGATTCGGAAACTGAGACAGAAATACTTACAACAGATTTTAACTATCAATATAGTAATTTACCTGATATTTTACCTAGCATTCAATCAACAACTCCATCGAATGTCTTATCAGAAATAACGAAAACAGAGGCTGACTCATACATTGATTATCTTTCCCGTTTACCCAACTTAAATATAGATACATTAATTAATGATTCGGAAGATATTTCTCTACCTAATGCTACAAACGCATTAAAGTTTAATTTTACTTATAGCTCAGAAGTTAGCCAAGAACAAATTTTGGGTTTTGAAATGGCCGGTAAGTTTTGGTCTAATTATATAAAAGATGATGTAACTCTAAACATATCTGTTGATGCAACAAATGATTTACCCGAAAATGTAATCGGGGGAGCATTACCGGGTATGGAGTCATTTGATTACAGTAACTTTCGGAATAAATTTGAGCAAGACATCCGTTCCCAGGCAGATTTTAATGCTTTCAATAGTTTCAATACAGGTGTAACAGGAGAAGATTTTCATGTGATGGCTAATGGAGAAGAAATCACAGGAATCAATCAAATTAATATGACTCGTGCGAATGCAAAAGCTTTAGGATTGATATCTGCACAAGATACACAGTTGGATGGCTATGTGATGATTAGTAATTTAAACAATCTCAGTGGAAAATCTTCTTGGAATTACGATTTTCAAAATTACGGTGTCCCTGAAGATAAATTAGACTTTTTCAGCATGGCAGTACACGAATTAGGACATGTTTTAGGTTTTGTAAGTTCTTTGGATAACGCACAGTTTAGAGACGATTTAAGTGAAAGCAAAATCAACAATCAAAAAATTGATGCTGAAAAAATTAATCAAAGTATTACTCTACTAGACTTGTACCGTTATTCCGATACAAGTAAAGAATTTACTCACAGTGTAGATGGCAAAAATGGAATTGCTGACTTATCTATTGGCGGTAATCCTTTTATGACTAATAACCGAGGTATTAGCCAAATCGCTAGTTTTTCTTCTGGGGAAGATAGCAATTTAGGTGGTGATGGCTATCAAGCAAGTCACTGGAAGCACAACAGGGATATCCTAGGAATTATGGACCCATTATTAGGATTGGGGAAAAAGAGAAAAACGACTTCTAACGACCGCATGGCAATGGATATCTTAGGTTGGGATATAGATGCTCAAGCAAATACTAGTCCATTCGATTTGTTAGATGATGTAACTGGTTTTCTGATGAATTCGAGTAGTTCAAGCGTTGCATATTCTATAGAAAATTTCTGGCAGGATATATATTCTCAAGCTAGTACTTCGCTCAATGAGAGAATCGCATTTGCTCGTGCAGATTCAAATTCCAGCGATTTTTATGAAGGAATAAATCGAATGCTAGAAGATAGTAATGAATTTTATAAATGGGGTTGGAATGGCTATTACCAAGAATTTACTACATCCGATGTGTCTGGATTATGGCAGCATATGTCATGGCAGAAAGTGAATTTAGGAACTTCCAGTTCTGTAGAAGTTAAATCAACTCCGGAATCTGGCTCTTTATTCGGATTGTTGGGATTAGGTTTATTCGGGATAATCTATCGTTCTCAGGGTTTTCTCGGTCGCAAGCGTAATTTTAAGTAA
- a CDS encoding NF038122 family metalloprotease: MKTEKSKNNINNLFSKRKLFLQALLSVSTALVITNSPAQALKFNFSYAPGTTYEQMLGFEMAGKYWSNHLTDDVTLNIFVESTGMLPENVIGGALPGMTQFQHHRDFRSAFAEDITSIADENALNSINTDKDGNKYSIMADGTVFKNMKEVNLTRASAKALGKISADDAGLDGYILISDLSNLTAQLSWNQNYQSNNIAEGTLDLFSMAVHELGHTLGFVSSGDDPGWMNAVKQERGRGKKVKADKAQGHVTLLDLFRYSDRSTSSHKTADKKLGMADVSVGGNPFFSIDRGKTNMAEFSTGEDDELLGGDGYQSSHWKQQSNILGIMDPTLGIGQRRQVTNLDLTAMDVLGWDVQQGNVDITALYNDAQIELLQKSGISLTPSEWIDEDGDNKDDRGELLSEMIRESGQIYKWGWNGYKWGWNGYWWGWNGYWQSHKELEQDGFWQNVAFQKMDFDTTSSVDIKSTPEPTSLLGLLGLSLFGIISRAHNCLYRKKDDKYINI, from the coding sequence ATGAAAACTGAAAAATCGAAAAATAATATTAATAACTTATTTTCAAAAAGAAAGTTGTTTTTGCAGGCTTTACTTTCAGTCAGCACCGCATTAGTTATAACTAACTCACCTGCACAAGCATTAAAGTTTAATTTCAGCTATGCACCTGGAACGACTTACGAGCAAATGCTTGGTTTCGAGATGGCTGGTAAGTATTGGTCAAATCATTTGACAGATGATGTAACTCTAAATATATTTGTCGAGTCAACCGGCATGTTACCCGAGAATGTGATTGGTGGGGCGCTACCGGGAATGACGCAATTCCAACATCACCGAGACTTCCGAAGCGCTTTTGCAGAAGATATCACCTCAATAGCAGATGAAAATGCTTTGAATAGTATCAACACAGATAAAGATGGTAACAAATATAGCATCATGGCTGATGGAACTGTATTTAAAAACATGAAGGAAGTCAACCTCACCCGTGCTAGCGCTAAAGCTTTAGGAAAAATATCGGCAGATGATGCAGGTTTAGATGGTTATATCTTGATTAGCGACCTTAGCAACTTAACAGCACAGTTATCTTGGAATCAAAATTATCAAAGCAATAATATTGCTGAAGGTACTTTAGACTTATTTAGTATGGCCGTACACGAGCTAGGACATACTCTTGGCTTTGTAAGCTCTGGAGACGATCCAGGATGGATGAATGCTGTCAAACAAGAAAGAGGAAGAGGTAAAAAAGTCAAAGCTGATAAAGCACAGGGACATGTAACTCTTCTTGATTTATTCCGCTATTCCGATCGAAGTACTTCATCTCATAAGACAGCAGATAAAAAACTAGGAATGGCTGATGTCTCAGTTGGTGGAAATCCTTTCTTCTCTATTGATAGGGGAAAAACAAATATGGCTGAATTTTCCACAGGAGAAGATGATGAGCTATTAGGGGGTGATGGATATCAATCAAGTCATTGGAAACAACAAAGTAATATTTTAGGTATTATGGACCCCACTCTCGGTATAGGACAAAGGAGACAAGTTACAAATCTGGATTTGACTGCAATGGATGTATTGGGTTGGGATGTACAGCAGGGGAATGTTGATATTACAGCTTTGTACAACGATGCACAGATAGAACTTTTACAAAAATCTGGGATTTCCCTTACACCATCCGAGTGGATAGATGAGGATGGAGACAATAAAGATGACCGGGGTGAATTACTAAGCGAAATGATTCGAGAAAGCGGTCAAATTTACAAGTGGGGCTGGAATGGCTATAAGTGGGGTTGGAATGGTTATTGGTGGGGCTGGAATGGTTATTGGCAATCTCACAAGGAACTTGAACAAGACGGTTTTTGGCAAAATGTAGCTTTCCAAAAAATGGATTTTGATACAACAAGTTCTGTGGATATCAAATCAACTCCCGAACCTACTTCTTTACTGGGGTTGCTGGGATTAAGTTTGTTTGGAATTATTTCACGCGCTCATAATTGTCTCTATCGCAAGAAAGATGACAAATACATTAACATTTAA
- a CDS encoding sensor histidine kinase — protein sequence MHDLTKFTLRDMSECGLALRQIAQKANCMEDASNLIIKYFHENFINQETKEKSCILVRFFKTHAYGKLTPELKQHVRDILGNDINESQIADNLKCLTLLATAGELPDWNSRHTSLGHKAIPLTNEDAIHSIPMISQLITQLGLNPGTILQPATDLLMDSEQRMYNVFYIKNALGSPYIPAQDSFVIPFGVKSVIGFGGLLPSGNMFTILMFLKVVVSQTIIELIRPLALNIKTAIISFDERKVFNKCRSVAIEEKNILQNLNSQIATLNQLLNVSEQSTITQSDRLETAITNLEETLSQLKKTQIQLVHNEKMSSLGQMVAGIAHEINNPVNFVHANLSYVEEYSQALLKLIEVYQEQYPNPLEKTQSDIDFEELDFIKKDFTKIVDSMKVGTERIQGIITSLRVFSRLDEAEIKQVDIHEGIDSTLMILQSRLKSQTNQKSIEVIKKYGSLPEINCYPGQLNQVFMNILTNAIDALEEQISNKVWAAEDISYKNKYQQDKDIFRPFQIRITTTAIDNQWISVSISDNGKGIADEVLSKLFDPFFTTKEVGKGTGLGLSISHQIVVEKHGGKLTCNSTLGQGTEFIIMLPINIMFG from the coding sequence ATGCACGACTTAACCAAGTTTACTCTTAGAGATATGTCTGAGTGCGGTTTAGCGCTACGACAAATCGCACAGAAAGCTAATTGCATGGAAGATGCTAGTAATTTAATTATCAAATATTTTCACGAAAATTTTATTAATCAAGAGACTAAAGAAAAATCCTGTATTCTCGTGCGTTTTTTCAAAACCCATGCTTACGGAAAACTAACTCCGGAATTAAAACAACATGTGCGAGATATATTAGGCAACGATATTAATGAAAGTCAAATAGCAGATAATTTAAAATGCTTAACTTTACTTGCGACTGCTGGTGAATTACCAGACTGGAATTCTCGTCATACATCTTTAGGGCACAAAGCAATACCACTTACAAATGAGGATGCTATACATAGCATACCGATGATTTCTCAATTAATTACACAATTAGGATTAAATCCGGGAACAATTTTACAGCCAGCGACTGATTTATTGATGGATAGCGAACAGCGGATGTATAACGTATTTTATATTAAAAATGCTTTGGGTAGCCCGTATATCCCGGCTCAGGATTCATTTGTAATTCCATTTGGAGTCAAATCTGTGATTGGATTTGGCGGATTATTACCCTCTGGTAATATGTTTACAATATTGATGTTTTTAAAAGTAGTCGTTTCGCAAACAATCATAGAATTAATACGTCCTTTGGCATTGAACATCAAAACAGCAATTATATCTTTCGATGAGAGAAAAGTCTTTAATAAATGTCGTTCAGTTGCAATAGAAGAAAAAAATATCTTACAAAACCTTAATTCCCAAATTGCTACTTTAAATCAATTATTAAATGTTTCCGAACAATCTACTATAACTCAATCAGATCGTTTAGAAACAGCTATAACTAATTTAGAAGAAACATTGAGTCAGCTTAAAAAAACTCAGATTCAGCTTGTGCATAATGAAAAAATGTCTAGTTTGGGTCAAATGGTAGCAGGTATTGCCCACGAAATTAATAATCCTGTTAACTTTGTTCATGCAAATCTGAGTTATGTAGAAGAATACAGTCAAGCTCTACTTAAATTAATTGAAGTATATCAAGAGCAATATCCCAATCCCCTAGAAAAAACTCAGTCGGATATCGACTTTGAAGAGCTAGATTTTATCAAAAAAGATTTTACTAAAATCGTTGACTCAATGAAAGTAGGTACCGAACGCATTCAAGGAATTATTACCTCGTTGAGAGTTTTTTCTCGCCTAGACGAAGCTGAAATTAAACAAGTAGATATTCATGAAGGTATTGATAGTACTTTGATGATTTTGCAAAGTCGTTTAAAGTCTCAAACTAATCAAAAATCAATTGAAGTGATTAAAAAATATGGTAGTTTACCAGAAATAAATTGTTATCCCGGTCAACTAAATCAGGTTTTTATGAATATTTTAACTAATGCAATCGATGCTTTAGAAGAACAGATAAGTAATAAAGTATGGGCAGCCGAGGATATAAGTTATAAAAATAAATATCAGCAAGACAAAGATATTTTTAGACCTTTTCAAATTCGTATCACCACTACAGCTATAGATAATCAATGGATATCTGTTAGCATTTCTGATAATGGTAAGGGGATTGCCGATGAAGTACTCAGTAAGTTATTTGACCCCTTTTTTACAACTAAAGAAGTTGGCAAAGGAACGGGATTGGGATTATCTATCAGCCATCAAATTGTCGTAGAAAAACATGGTGGAAAACTTACCTGTAATTCTACACTTGGACAAGGTACGGAATTTATAATTATGCTTCCGATTAATATCATGTTCGGATAA
- a CDS encoding WD40 repeat domain-containing protein, translating to MKIVRHYFIKPKFIKPNLTNLAVSKIFVVKKICAVLIGAAGFTSITQLALTTPAASEVTVKSVAANNFTNPQLSHTFKGHKGAVKSVTFSPDGRMLVSGGSNNDGIIRLWNLKKRKRLGEISKAHQESIQSLLISPDGKHLVSCSTDNSVNIWSLENYKFIRSFRAHRSNVLSLAVTPDSKVLISGALDGIRVWDLLQQRPLGTITKFDNLIHTVAISPDGRTLVSGDHKGVVKLWDLQSGRLIRGFKAHKREVTAIEFTPDGNHVISASRDRSVKMWDFNSGEVQQTFNGHINSVIAIAVNPDGKTLASGGKDGIKIWDLSTGNLLSQLYGHSDWVSSLAFSPDGKMLASGGFDKTVRLWESKPPTLNARLKMKLSQ from the coding sequence ATGAAAATTGTTCGTCATTATTTTATAAAGCCTAAGTTTATAAAGCCTAACTTGACTAATTTAGCTGTATCTAAAATATTTGTAGTAAAAAAAATCTGTGCTGTATTAATTGGTGCAGCAGGATTTACAAGTATTACGCAGTTAGCATTAACCACACCTGCCGCTTCTGAGGTAACAGTAAAGTCAGTTGCTGCCAATAATTTTACCAATCCTCAATTAAGCCATACATTTAAAGGGCATAAAGGAGCCGTTAAATCTGTAACTTTTAGTCCCGACGGTAGAATGCTTGTCAGTGGTGGTTCTAATAACGATGGTATTATTCGCTTATGGAATTTAAAAAAGAGAAAACGCTTGGGTGAGATTAGCAAAGCCCATCAAGAATCTATACAATCTTTATTAATTTCGCCAGATGGTAAACATTTAGTCAGCTGTAGCACCGACAATTCCGTCAATATTTGGAGTTTAGAAAATTACAAATTTATTCGTTCCTTCCGGGCACATAGAAGTAACGTACTTTCATTAGCAGTAACTCCAGACAGTAAAGTTCTTATCAGCGGCGCTTTAGATGGAATCCGGGTATGGGATTTATTGCAACAACGTCCATTAGGCACAATAACAAAGTTTGATAATTTAATTCACACGGTAGCTATTAGCCCTGATGGTAGAACATTAGTAAGTGGCGATCATAAAGGGGTTGTAAAATTATGGGATTTACAGTCTGGGAGATTAATTCGCGGATTCAAAGCTCACAAGAGGGAAGTTACAGCCATAGAATTTACTCCCGATGGAAATCATGTTATCAGCGCTAGCCGCGATCGCAGCGTCAAAATGTGGGACTTTAATTCTGGGGAAGTACAGCAAACTTTTAACGGACATATTAACTCAGTAATTGCGATCGCGGTTAATCCAGATGGCAAAACTCTTGCTAGCGGTGGTAAAGACGGAATAAAAATCTGGGATTTGAGTACGGGTAATTTGTTGAGTCAGCTTTATGGGCATTCAGATTGGGTAAGTTCCCTTGCTTTTAGCCCTGATGGAAAAATGCTTGCTAGTGGTGGTTTTGATAAAACAGTACGTCTTTGGGAAAGTAAACCGCCAACTTTGAATGCAAGATTAAAAATGAAACTGTCACAATAA
- the ald gene encoding alanine dehydrogenase has protein sequence MEIGVPKETKDREFRVGLSPSSVRVLKEAGHNIFVETQAGVGGGFTDNDYMSAGASIVTTSQEAWNRELIVKVKEPLKEEYKFLQKGQLLFTYLHLAADRKLTEHLIDCGVTAIAYETVEQAGANKLPLLTPMSIIAGRLSVQFGARYLESQQGGRGVLLGGVPGVKPGKVVILGGGVVGTEAAKIAVGMGATVQILDINVERLSYLETLFGSRVELLYSNSAYIEEVVPNSDLLIGAVLVLGRRAPTLVSRELVKKMKPGTVIVDVAVDQGGCIETLHPTSHTNPVYEAEGVLHYGVPNMPGAVPWSATQALNNSTLPYVRQLANQGVKALINNSALAKGLNVNHHKIVHPAVQEVFPDLV, from the coding sequence ATGGAAATCGGTGTTCCCAAGGAAACGAAAGATAGAGAGTTTCGAGTAGGGTTGAGTCCTTCGAGCGTCAGAGTTTTAAAAGAAGCTGGTCATAATATCTTTGTAGAAACCCAGGCTGGTGTAGGTGGTGGGTTTACAGATAACGATTACATGAGTGCCGGAGCATCAATTGTTACTACTTCCCAAGAAGCTTGGAATCGTGAATTAATTGTAAAAGTAAAAGAACCCCTAAAGGAAGAATATAAATTTTTGCAAAAAGGGCAATTACTATTTACTTATTTACATTTAGCAGCAGATAGGAAATTAACCGAGCATTTGATTGATTGTGGAGTAACGGCGATCGCCTACGAAACAGTAGAGCAAGCGGGAGCAAATAAATTGCCTTTGCTTACTCCTATGAGTATAATTGCCGGTCGTCTTTCGGTACAGTTTGGTGCTAGATACCTTGAGAGTCAACAAGGTGGTAGAGGTGTACTTTTAGGTGGAGTTCCCGGAGTCAAGCCGGGTAAAGTAGTAATTTTAGGTGGTGGTGTGGTTGGTACCGAAGCCGCGAAAATTGCTGTGGGTATGGGTGCTACAGTCCAAATTTTGGATATCAATGTCGAACGCTTATCTTATTTAGAGACTTTATTTGGTTCCAGAGTTGAACTGCTTTATAGTAATTCTGCTTATATTGAAGAAGTTGTTCCCAATAGTGATTTACTTATAGGCGCAGTTTTAGTTTTAGGAAGACGAGCACCTACTTTAGTATCTCGTGAATTAGTCAAAAAAATGAAGCCCGGTACGGTAATTGTAGATGTTGCCGTCGATCAAGGTGGATGTATCGAAACTTTGCACCCTACATCTCATACAAATCCGGTTTATGAAGCAGAAGGAGTGTTGCACTATGGAGTACCAAATATGCCAGGAGCCGTACCTTGGAGTGCAACTCAAGCTTTAAATAATTCTACATTGCCTTATGTACGGCAGTTAGCGAATCAAGGCGTGAAAGCATTAATTAATAATTCAGCATTAGCTAAAGGATTGAACGTAAACCATCACAAAATTGTACATCCAGCAGTACAGGAAGTATTTCCAGATCTAGTTTGA